A stretch of DNA from Leucobacter luti:
GCCCGCCCAGTTGCCGACGACCAGTCCGGCACCGAACAGCACGAGGAGCCAGGGGACGGTCGCACTTGCAAAGCCGGTCACACTAGTGAGCGTGTATGCGATGTAGGTGAACGCGCCGAACATGCCACCGAACGCGAGCACTGTGACGATGAGTGAGAGCCACACCTGCCCGGAGCGGAAGGCGCGCAGTTCGGAGCGGAGACTGACCTGAGTGGTGTTCGATTTCGGTGCGTGCACCAGGAGGGCGATGCCAGCGAAGGCCAGGACCCCGATTCCCGAGATCACCCAGAAGGGCGCGCGCCAGCCGTACTCCTGACCGAGGAACGTGCCGAACGGCACGCCGAAGACGTTGGCGGCGGTGAGTCCGGTGAACATGATCGCGATGGCTCCGGCCTGCTTCTGTGGCGCAACGAGGCTCGCGGCAACAACGGAACCGATCCCGAAGTATGCGCCGTGGCTGAGCGCGGCAATGATCCGGCCGACCATCGCGAGTTCGTAGCCCGGGGCAATGGCTGTCAGGAGATTGCCGAGGATGAACAGCACCAGCAGGCCGAGGAGGACGGGTTTGCGCGGAAGCTTGGTCGTCGCAGCGGTCAGGCCGAGCGCGCCAATCACGACTCCGAGGGCGTAGCCGGAGATGAGCCAGCCGGCCGCGGCTTCACTGACCCCGAGGTCACGGGCGACGTCTGGGAGAAGCCCCATGATGACGAACTCGGTGAGACCAATTCCGAAGGCCCCGAGTGCGAGTGCGATGAGCGCCAATGGCATGTGCTGATTCCCGTTCTTCTGGTAAAGTAGTTGCAAACGCGGCATATTGCGATGCCGAATGTAATCATTGCACACGCAACTAGTCCGCGCAAGCAACTACTTGGACCGACCCCGTCACGGGTCGAGAAGGCTGGGGATCATGGGCATTGCCGACGACGCCGTCGAGATCCGCGCCCGCGGCTGGCGCACCCTTGCGGCCCTGCACTCGCTCATCGAGGCAGCGCTCGAGCGTGCGCTCGGTGATACCGTGCAACTCTCGGTCGTTGAGTACACCGTGCTCGACGCGCTGAGCCGCCAGGACGGCTGGCACATGCGCATGCAGCAGCTCGCCAGAGCGACGGCGTTGAGTGCGAGTGCGACGACGCGGCTGGTGACCCGGCTCGAAGACCGCGGGCTCCTGACGCGGATCCTGTGCGCTGACGATCGCAGGGGCATCTATACCGAGCTCACGCCGACCGGGCTCGAACTCTATCGCCGCGCGCACCCGATCCACGACGAAACGCTCGAGCAAACGCTCGCTCAAGCTGAGGAGCGACCGGAGCTCGCGCCCGTCGTGCATGCGTTGCAGGAAACGAGTGTTCTGGCCGAGCTGGAGTGACGGCCCCTCGGAGCGGCGATCGACGGGCTGCCTGATTCGGGACGGGATGCCGCCCGGACGGGGTATCGCGCCGTGGAACGCGCTTCCCCTATGCGAAGAGGTGGGGCACCCATCTTCGCCCGAGGAGCTACGGATCTAGGTACTCAGCAGCCTGTATCCCGCACCTAGTGGGCCCACTATGCACTTGACTGGAGCGAGCCAGAACACGGTCTACCGGCCTGGCTGGGCGCTTGCGCCTCGAGTATCTGAGCCATCCCCCTATCCCCCCCCAAGGGCTTGTCTGGTGTTCTCGGCGCAAGAGTGGGGCAGTCGGCGGAAGACGGCGACTGCCCCACTGCCCGCAATGCTGCGGGTGTCGCACCCTACTGCGTCAAGTGCGACAGGAGGACGTCGGCCAGCTCGATTCGTGTGGCCGTGTGTGTCTTTCGCCGGGCATTGGCAATGTGGTTCTCTACGGTCCGACTGCTGATTCCCAAGCGCTCCGCGATCTCGGTGT
This window harbors:
- a CDS encoding MFS transporter, which codes for MPLALIALALGAFGIGLTEFVIMGLLPDVARDLGVSEAAAGWLISGYALGVVIGALGLTAATTKLPRKPVLLGLLVLFILGNLLTAIAPGYELAMVGRIIAALSHGAYFGIGSVVAASLVAPQKQAGAIAIMFTGLTAANVFGVPFGTFLGQEYGWRAPFWVISGIGVLAFAGIALLVHAPKSNTTQVSLRSELRAFRSGQVWLSLIVTVLAFGGMFGAFTYIAYTLTSVTGFASATVPWLLVLFGAGLVVGNWAGGRLADRSIDGTLIAFIAILTLVLVSFGLLASSQPAVVVILVLMGGFGFGTVPGLQSRIMRYAGGAPTLASGANIGAFNVGNALGAWAGGVGITAGLGYTSPIWVGASFTAVALIFMSVAAVAARRQTVRATEAAPQTLRSQDPSSMPVSAHPTPAPLTSQTP
- a CDS encoding MarR family winged helix-turn-helix transcriptional regulator; translation: MGIADDAVEIRARGWRTLAALHSLIEAALERALGDTVQLSVVEYTVLDALSRQDGWHMRMQQLARATALSASATTRLVTRLEDRGLLTRILCADDRRGIYTELTPTGLELYRRAHPIHDETLEQTLAQAEERPELAPVVHALQETSVLAELE